A section of the Streptomyces sp. CG1 genome encodes:
- a CDS encoding ABC transporter ATP-binding protein has product MASRNDVATSPIAGAADHEDARIEISGLTKRFLTPAGEVFTALQGVSFTVEPGQFCAVVGPTGCGKSTTLGMVSGLDRPSEGSVKVGGREVDGITDGVSFMFQADALLPWKTVLGNVLMGPVFRGVPKQQAQASARDWLRRVGLTGFEDRYPHQLSGGMRKRVAMAAALINEPKILIMDEPFGALDVQTKAIMSTELLGLWEQIRPSVIFITHDLDEAVALADRVVVMTSSPGSVKAVFDIDLPRPRGSVQEIRFQPRFIELQHQIWETLREEVERAYARTAGGTA; this is encoded by the coding sequence AGCGATTCCTGACCCCTGCAGGTGAGGTGTTCACGGCGCTGCAAGGCGTGTCGTTCACCGTGGAACCGGGCCAGTTCTGCGCGGTGGTCGGCCCCACCGGCTGCGGCAAGTCGACCACGCTCGGCATGGTGTCCGGGCTCGACCGGCCCAGCGAGGGCTCGGTCAAGGTCGGCGGCCGCGAGGTGGACGGCATCACCGACGGCGTCAGCTTCATGTTCCAGGCGGACGCCCTGCTGCCCTGGAAGACCGTCCTCGGCAATGTGCTGATGGGGCCCGTCTTCCGTGGCGTGCCCAAGCAGCAGGCGCAGGCCTCGGCGCGGGACTGGCTGCGCCGGGTCGGCCTCACCGGGTTCGAGGACCGCTACCCGCACCAGCTCTCCGGCGGTATGCGCAAGCGCGTGGCGATGGCCGCGGCGCTGATCAACGAACCCAAGATCCTGATCATGGACGAGCCGTTCGGCGCCCTGGACGTGCAGACCAAGGCGATCATGTCGACCGAGCTGCTGGGCCTGTGGGAGCAGATCCGTCCGTCCGTCATCTTCATCACGCACGACCTCGACGAGGCCGTGGCGCTCGCCGACCGGGTCGTCGTGATGACCTCCAGCCCCGGGTCGGTCAAGGCGGTCTTCGACATCGACCTGCCGCGCCCGCGCGGCTCCGTGCAGGAGATCCGCTTCCAGCCCCGCTTCATCGAACTCCAGCACCAGATCTGGGAAACGCTGCGCGAAGAGGTCGAGCGCGCGTACGCACGCACCGCAGGAGGCACGGCATGA
- a CDS encoding ABC transporter permease: MSTTSTASAAPATGGGKTSAAAAAKRAARGRVVRVWAGRIGIAAFVIGGWQAFTTWGIVDPFFFGQPSGIWQRLIDLFQNGTEFGSFYANIWTTIQEALLGFAAGSVAGVVVGVALGQSRYLSDVLGPYIKMVNAIPRIVLGSIFIVAFGIGVTPKILLAAVLVFFIVFFNAFQGVREVDRNILANARVLGASQLQIIRHVIVPSALTWIIASLHSAFGFAIVGALVGEVLGAQSGLGLVIKTAQNNFDPNGVFATMLVIAVIVLGAEWLIGKLEHRLLAWRPPAPSEANSL; the protein is encoded by the coding sequence ATGAGTACGACGTCCACCGCATCCGCCGCACCGGCCACGGGCGGCGGGAAGACCTCGGCGGCCGCCGCCGCCAAGCGGGCCGCCCGGGGGCGCGTCGTGCGAGTGTGGGCGGGCCGCATCGGCATCGCGGCCTTCGTCATCGGCGGCTGGCAGGCCTTCACCACCTGGGGCATCGTCGACCCATTCTTCTTCGGCCAGCCGTCCGGAATCTGGCAGCGGCTGATCGATCTCTTCCAGAACGGCACCGAGTTCGGCTCCTTCTACGCGAACATCTGGACCACCATCCAGGAGGCGCTCCTCGGCTTCGCCGCCGGTTCCGTCGCCGGAGTCGTCGTCGGCGTGGCACTGGGCCAGAGCCGCTACCTGTCCGACGTCCTCGGGCCCTACATCAAGATGGTGAACGCGATCCCGCGGATCGTCCTCGGCTCGATCTTCATCGTCGCCTTCGGCATCGGCGTGACCCCGAAGATCCTGCTCGCCGCCGTGCTGGTGTTCTTCATCGTCTTCTTCAACGCCTTCCAGGGCGTCCGCGAGGTCGACCGCAACATCCTGGCCAACGCCCGGGTGCTCGGCGCCTCCCAGCTGCAGATCATCCGGCACGTCATCGTGCCCTCCGCGCTCACCTGGATCATCGCCAGCCTGCACAGCGCGTTCGGCTTCGCCATCGTCGGCGCGCTGGTCGGCGAGGTGCTCGGCGCGCAGAGCGGCCTCGGCCTCGTCATCAAGACCGCGCAGAACAACTTCGACCCCAACGGCGTGTTCGCGACGATGCTCGTCATCGCGGTCATCGTGCTGGGCGCGGAGTGGCTGATCGGCAAGCTCGAACACCGGCTGCTGGCCTGGCGTCCGCCGGCTCCCTCCGAGGCCAACTCCCTCTGA
- a CDS encoding ABC transporter substrate-binding protein, with translation MFKRTLTASLVTILSLGAATACSSSSGSSGSGGSGGTPSVKLMVGGIDKQIYLPFQLAQNLGFYKKYGVDVTLSTEQDGGTGAEDAMASGQVDMAGAWYNHTIDFQVKGKAVEDIVQLSGAPGEREMCATKSGVHSASDFNGKTLGVTDLGSGTDTLTQFLAAKKGVKTSDFHRIGVGAGSTAIAALQNGKVACVMTTQPTVAAIQKKGVGYSAVDVATTQGATAATGGAWPAAGVIARSDWVNSHKDAAQKVVDALVATMHWINTHSAADIADKLPQSFVQNQLVTKADYIAALTQDKGQFLPDGIMPAGGPKNVLATEELVGHATSKVDLGTTFTNDFALAANKKEGFTTKTAPAGSAG, from the coding sequence ATGTTCAAGAGAACCCTCACCGCATCGCTCGTCACCATCCTGTCCCTCGGCGCGGCCACCGCGTGTTCCAGCAGCTCCGGCAGCTCCGGTTCGGGCGGCTCCGGCGGCACCCCCAGCGTCAAGCTCATGGTCGGCGGCATCGACAAGCAGATCTACCTGCCGTTCCAGCTCGCCCAGAACCTCGGCTTCTACAAGAAGTACGGCGTCGACGTCACGCTGAGCACCGAGCAGGACGGCGGTACCGGTGCCGAGGACGCCATGGCCTCGGGGCAGGTGGACATGGCCGGCGCCTGGTACAACCACACGATCGACTTCCAGGTGAAGGGCAAGGCGGTCGAGGACATCGTCCAGCTGTCCGGCGCACCGGGCGAGCGGGAGATGTGCGCCACGAAGAGCGGCGTGCACTCGGCCTCCGACTTCAACGGCAAGACGCTCGGCGTGACCGACCTGGGCTCCGGCACCGACACCCTCACCCAGTTCCTGGCGGCCAAGAAGGGCGTCAAGACCAGCGACTTCCACCGGATCGGGGTCGGCGCGGGCTCCACCGCCATCGCCGCGCTGCAGAACGGCAAGGTCGCCTGTGTGATGACTACACAGCCGACGGTCGCCGCGATCCAGAAGAAGGGCGTCGGCTACTCCGCGGTCGACGTGGCCACCACGCAGGGAGCCACGGCGGCGACGGGCGGTGCCTGGCCCGCCGCGGGTGTCATCGCCCGCAGCGACTGGGTCAACTCGCACAAGGACGCGGCCCAGAAGGTCGTCGACGCGCTCGTGGCCACCATGCACTGGATCAACACGCACAGCGCGGCCGACATCGCCGACAAGCTGCCGCAGTCGTTCGTGCAGAACCAGCTCGTGACCAAGGCCGACTACATCGCGGCCCTGACCCAGGACAAGGGGCAGTTCCTCCCGGACGGCATCATGCCGGCGGGCGGCCCGAAGAACGTCCTCGCCACGGAGGAACTGGTCGGCCACGCCACCTCGAAGGTCGACCTCGGCACGACGTTCACCAATGACTTCGCCCTGGCGGCCAACAAGAAGGAAGGCTTCACCACCAAGACGGCACCGGCGGGCTCGGCGGGCTGA
- a CDS encoding LysR family transcriptional regulator: MPAPSAIDPRLLRAFLAVAEELHFTRAAARLYIAQQALSRDVRRLERELGAELFVRTTRQVTLTADGERLLPLARRVLTAQDELLASFGRPRPLLVDLNSPGLVTGRRVLHRARELAPDCELMARYESGLTGAAAELPAGRLDASFGRFAGLDPAVRSGLEQQPVRYEPMAVVLPEDHPLAAREEVPLAALAGETVYAGAGNPRTREWTDLACRLFEGRGIRLAPPLPLAVGDEEFERIMAKTRHPVLAVVDFPALPRMVRRPLVEPVPLSPVSLVWRKGLVHPGLDALRRAAGEIAEAAGWLRRPGGSWIPEADVTTMAVRH, encoded by the coding sequence ATGCCGGCCCCCTCCGCCATAGACCCCCGCCTCCTGCGCGCCTTTCTCGCCGTCGCCGAGGAACTGCACTTCACCCGCGCCGCCGCCCGCCTGTACATCGCCCAGCAGGCGCTCAGCCGGGACGTACGGCGGCTGGAACGGGAGCTGGGTGCCGAGTTGTTCGTCCGTACGACCCGGCAGGTGACGCTGACGGCGGACGGCGAACGCCTGCTGCCGCTCGCGCGCCGCGTGCTCACCGCCCAGGACGAACTCCTCGCCTCCTTCGGCCGGCCCCGCCCCCTGCTCGTGGACCTCAACTCCCCGGGCCTGGTCACCGGCCGCCGCGTCCTGCACCGGGCCCGTGAACTCGCCCCCGACTGCGAGCTGATGGCCCGCTACGAGAGCGGCCTGACCGGAGCCGCCGCAGAGCTGCCGGCCGGCCGCCTGGATGCCTCCTTCGGCCGTTTCGCCGGCCTGGACCCGGCGGTGCGGTCGGGGCTGGAGCAGCAGCCGGTGCGCTACGAGCCCATGGCCGTCGTACTCCCCGAGGACCATCCGCTGGCCGCCCGCGAGGAGGTGCCGCTGGCCGCGCTGGCCGGCGAGACCGTGTACGCCGGTGCCGGGAACCCGCGTACCCGGGAGTGGACCGATCTGGCGTGCCGGCTCTTCGAGGGGCGCGGCATCCGGCTCGCCCCACCCCTGCCGCTCGCCGTCGGGGACGAGGAGTTCGAGCGGATCATGGCCAAGACCCGGCATCCGGTGCTGGCCGTGGTGGACTTTCCGGCCCTGCCGCGCATGGTGCGCCGGCCCCTCGTCGAGCCCGTCCCGCTGTCCCCGGTCTCCCTGGTGTGGCGGAAGGGCCTGGTCCATCCCGGGCTGGACGCGCTGCGCCGGGCGGCCGGAGAGATCGCGGAGGCGGCGGGCTGGCTGCGGCGGCCGGGCGGGAGCTGGATCCCGGAGGCGGACGTGACGACGATGGCGGTCCGGCACTGA
- a CDS encoding MFS transporter, translating into MPPHIPATTPGYRRLFSLPGTRAFTAGNLLARLPMGMFSVSAVVMIAGSRGSYALAGTVTATGLAATALAGPWVARLVDRYGQARIAVPATLASVLGSLALLLCVRYGAPDWTLFAAYALTATTPNIGGLSRARWAHLLREDPAALHTANSFEQATDELCFMLGPVLASFLTGTFFPEAGTLVGAVLLLAGMLLFAGQRSTEPPAQRRSRGKGPLWAAGFPALLAGFVATGAVFGSMEVVTIAYADAHGHRPAAGVVLALQAAGSCVAGLLYGALRPAGSPERRHPWCLAAMTALMTLPLLAARGTGSLIALAAALLVAGMATAPTMVTAMTLVQRRTPDGCLNEGMSLAVTGLLTGIACGSAIGGWAAEHTSPGSGFAVPVAAAGTALVIGTATTVLRPSGQRGS; encoded by the coding sequence ATGCCCCCGCACATACCAGCGACAACTCCCGGCTACCGCCGCCTCTTCAGCCTCCCCGGCACCCGTGCCTTCACCGCCGGCAACCTGCTCGCCCGGCTCCCCATGGGCATGTTCAGCGTCAGCGCGGTCGTGATGATCGCCGGTTCCCGGGGCTCGTACGCCCTGGCCGGTACCGTGACCGCCACCGGTCTCGCGGCGACCGCGCTGGCCGGGCCCTGGGTCGCGCGGCTCGTGGACCGGTACGGGCAGGCCCGCATCGCCGTACCGGCCACGCTCGCCTCCGTGCTCGGCAGCCTCGCGCTGCTGCTCTGCGTGCGCTACGGCGCCCCCGACTGGACTCTGTTCGCCGCCTACGCCCTCACCGCCACCACCCCCAACATCGGCGGCCTGTCCCGCGCCCGCTGGGCCCATCTGCTGCGGGAGGACCCGGCGGCGCTGCACACCGCGAACTCCTTCGAGCAGGCCACCGACGAACTGTGCTTCATGCTCGGCCCGGTGCTCGCTTCCTTCCTGACCGGCACGTTCTTCCCGGAGGCCGGCACGCTCGTCGGTGCGGTGCTGCTGCTGGCGGGCATGCTGTTGTTCGCCGGGCAGCGGTCGACCGAGCCGCCCGCCCAGCGGCGGTCCCGGGGGAAGGGGCCCTTGTGGGCGGCCGGGTTTCCCGCGCTGCTCGCCGGGTTCGTCGCCACCGGTGCCGTCTTCGGGTCCATGGAGGTCGTCACGATCGCGTACGCCGACGCGCACGGGCACCGGCCGGCGGCCGGCGTGGTCCTCGCCCTGCAGGCGGCGGGCTCGTGCGTGGCGGGCCTGCTGTACGGCGCGCTGCGGCCGGCCGGATCGCCCGAACGACGCCATCCCTGGTGCCTGGCCGCCATGACGGCCCTGATGACCCTGCCGCTGCTCGCCGCCCGCGGCACCGGGTCGCTGATCGCGCTGGCCGCCGCCCTGCTGGTCGCGGGCATGGCCACCGCGCCGACCATGGTGACCGCGATGACACTCGTTCAGCGCCGCACCCCCGACGGGTGCCTCAACGAAGGCATGAGCCTCGCCGTGACCGGACTGCTGACCGGCATCGCCTGCGGCTCGGCGATCGGCGGCTGGGCGGCCGAGCACACCTCACCGGGATCAGGCTTCGCCGTACCGGTCGCGGCAGCCGGTACGGCGCTGGTCATCGGCACGGCGACGACAGTACTGCGGCCCTCGGGTCAGCGAGGCTCGTAA
- the smpB gene encoding SsrA-binding protein SmpB — protein sequence MYVPKESQPKQGGGAGKARDGEKGGKRKIVAQNKKARHDYAIVDTYEAGLVLTGTEVKSLREGRTSLTDGFVQIDRGEAWLHNAHIPEYHQGSWTNHSARRKRKLLLHREEIDKLESKAQETGHTIVPLAVYFRDGRAKAEIALARGKKEYDKRQTLREKQDRRESDRAIAAAKRRQRGV from the coding sequence ATGTACGTACCCAAGGAGTCCCAGCCCAAGCAGGGCGGCGGGGCCGGCAAGGCCAGGGACGGCGAGAAGGGCGGCAAGCGCAAGATCGTCGCCCAGAACAAGAAGGCCCGGCACGACTACGCGATCGTCGACACCTACGAGGCCGGGCTTGTGCTCACCGGCACCGAGGTCAAGTCGCTGCGCGAGGGACGGACCTCGCTGACCGACGGCTTCGTCCAGATCGACCGGGGTGAGGCGTGGCTGCACAACGCCCACATCCCCGAGTACCACCAGGGCAGCTGGACCAACCACTCCGCGCGCCGCAAGCGCAAGCTGCTGCTGCACCGCGAGGAGATCGACAAGCTGGAGTCCAAGGCCCAGGAGACGGGTCACACCATCGTGCCGCTCGCCGTGTACTTCAGGGACGGCCGCGCGAAGGCCGAGATCGCGCTCGCACGAGGCAAGAAGGAGTACGACAAGCGCCAGACCCTGCGGGAGAAGCAGGACCGGCGTGAGTCGGACCGCGCGATCGCGGCGGCGAAGCGGAGGCAGCGCGGCGTGTAG
- a CDS encoding S41 family peptidase, which translates to MSGRDRFSQPRRTRRGAALTLVFAGVLVTGAATGSFPEPDATARKAAFGPAPTATRHEDVQKAAAEAMADGKSPMEAAERAVSRSGDRWGAVYSEGEYQEFQESLDGRYTGVGLWATRARDGRIEVTKVQPGSPAAEAGIREGDRLHSVDGSKVDGRPVTEVISLLRGNADDAAAGTTVTVGLERGTRAWTEKLRRASLSTDSVTERRLTGGVTVVRIAAFTKGSGDAVRAALRQAPADTGIVLDLRGNSGGLVTEAVETASAFLDGGLVATYDVDGAPRSLHADPGGDTSRPLVVLVDGGTMSAAEMLTGALQDRGRAVVIGSRTFGKGSIQMPTTLPGGSVAELTVGHYRTPSGHSVDGRGITPDLDVGQADGQTAVERAETVLSGLGDAD; encoded by the coding sequence ATGTCAGGCCGAGACCGGTTCTCTCAGCCCCGCCGCACCCGCCGCGGGGCCGCCCTGACATTGGTCTTCGCCGGGGTCCTGGTCACCGGTGCCGCGACCGGCTCCTTCCCGGAGCCCGACGCCACCGCGCGGAAGGCCGCCTTCGGCCCGGCGCCGACGGCCACCCGGCACGAGGACGTCCAGAAGGCCGCCGCCGAGGCGATGGCCGACGGCAAGTCCCCGATGGAGGCCGCCGAGCGGGCCGTGAGCCGCAGCGGGGACCGCTGGGGCGCCGTCTACTCGGAGGGCGAGTACCAGGAGTTCCAGGAGTCCCTGGACGGCCGGTACACCGGCGTCGGCCTGTGGGCGACGCGCGCGCGGGACGGCCGGATCGAGGTGACCAAGGTGCAGCCCGGCTCGCCGGCCGCCGAGGCCGGGATCCGTGAGGGGGACCGGCTGCACAGCGTCGACGGCAGCAAGGTCGACGGACGGCCGGTCACCGAGGTCATCTCCCTTCTGCGCGGCAACGCCGACGACGCGGCCGCCGGTACGACCGTCACCGTGGGCCTGGAACGCGGCACGCGCGCGTGGACCGAGAAACTGCGCCGGGCCAGCCTGTCCACCGACTCCGTCACCGAGCGCAGACTGACCGGCGGCGTCACCGTCGTCAGGATCGCCGCGTTCACCAAGGGCTCCGGCGACGCCGTGCGGGCCGCACTGCGGCAGGCCCCGGCCGACACCGGGATCGTCCTCGACCTGCGCGGCAACTCCGGCGGCCTGGTCACCGAGGCGGTGGAGACCGCCTCCGCCTTCCTCGACGGCGGCCTGGTCGCCACGTACGACGTCGACGGCGCCCCGCGCTCCCTGCACGCCGACCCCGGCGGCGACACCTCCCGACCCCTGGTCGTCCTGGTCGACGGCGGCACGATGAGCGCGGCCGAGATGCTCACCGGGGCGCTGCAGGACCGGGGCCGCGCGGTGGTGATCGGCTCGCGCACCTTCGGCAAGGGCTCCATCCAGATGCCGACCACGCTGCCCGGCGGGTCCGTCGCCGAACTGACCGTCGGCCATTACCGCACCCCCTCCGGCCACAGCGTCGACGGTCGCGGTATCACCCCTGACCTGGATGTCGGGCAGGCCGACGGGCAGACCGCCGTGGAGCGGGCCGAGACCGTACTCAGCGGCCTGGGCGACGCCGATTAA
- the ftsX gene encoding permease-like cell division protein FtsX, with protein sequence MRAQFVLSEIGVGLRRNLTMTFAVIVSVALSLALFGGSLLMSDQVSTMKGYWYDKVNVSIFLCNKHDADSDVNCAKGAVTQDQKNQIQHDLSAMPVVEKVSYESQDEAYKHYKEQFGNSPLASSLTPDQMQESYRIKLKDPQKYQVIASAFNGRAGVQSVQDQKGILDNLFTLLNLMNRGALGVMAMMLIVALLLIINTVRVSAFSRRRETGIMRLVGASGFYIQAPFIAEAAVAGLIGGGLACVALVVGRYFTIDHGMDLSHHLTLINFVGWNAVLTKLPLILATSVLMPSLAAFFALRKYLKV encoded by the coding sequence ATGCGCGCCCAGTTCGTCCTGTCGGAGATCGGTGTCGGTCTCCGCCGCAATCTGACGATGACCTTCGCCGTCATCGTCTCCGTCGCCCTGTCCCTGGCGCTCTTCGGCGGCTCGCTGCTGATGAGCGACCAGGTGAGCACCATGAAGGGCTACTGGTACGACAAGGTCAACGTCTCGATCTTCCTGTGCAACAAGCACGACGCCGACTCGGACGTCAACTGCGCCAAGGGCGCGGTCACCCAGGACCAGAAGAACCAGATCCAGCACGACCTGAGCGCGATGCCGGTCGTGGAGAAGGTGTCCTACGAGTCGCAGGACGAGGCGTACAAGCACTACAAGGAGCAGTTCGGCAACTCTCCGCTGGCCAGCTCGCTGACGCCGGACCAGATGCAGGAGTCGTACCGGATCAAACTCAAGGACCCGCAGAAGTACCAGGTCATCGCGTCGGCCTTCAACGGGCGCGCCGGTGTGCAGTCCGTGCAGGACCAGAAGGGCATCCTGGACAACCTCTTCACGCTGCTGAATCTGATGAACCGGGGCGCGCTCGGCGTGATGGCGATGATGCTGATCGTCGCGCTGCTGCTGATCATCAACACCGTGCGCGTCTCGGCGTTCAGCCGCCGGCGCGAGACCGGGATCATGCGCCTGGTCGGTGCCTCGGGCTTCTACATCCAGGCGCCGTTCATCGCCGAAGCCGCGGTCGCCGGACTCATCGGCGGCGGGCTCGCCTGCGTGGCCCTGGTGGTCGGCCGGTACTTCACCATCGACCACGGCATGGACCTCTCCCACCACCTCACGCTCATCAACTTCGTCGGCTGGAACGCGGTGTTGACCAAGCTGCCGCTGATCCTCGCCACGAGCGTGCTGATGCCGTCGCTGGCGGCGTTCTTCGCGCTGCGCAAGTACCTGAAGGTGTGA
- the ftsE gene encoding cell division ATP-binding protein FtsE, with translation MIRFDNVSKVYPKQTRPALRDVSLEVEKGEFVFLVGSSGSGKSTFLRLILREERCSHGQVHVLGKDLARLSNWKVPQMRRQLGTVFQDFRLLPNKTVAENVAFAQEVIGKSRGEIRKSVPQVLDLVGLGGKEERMPGELSGGEQQRVAIARAFVNRPKLLIADEPTGNLDPQTSVGIMKLLDRINRTGTTVIMATHDQNIVDQMRKRVIELEKGRLVRDQARGVYGYQH, from the coding sequence GTGATCCGATTCGACAACGTGTCCAAGGTCTACCCCAAGCAGACCCGCCCCGCACTCAGGGATGTCTCCCTGGAGGTGGAGAAGGGCGAGTTCGTCTTCCTCGTGGGGTCCTCCGGCTCCGGAAAGTCCACCTTCCTGCGGCTCATCCTCCGCGAGGAGCGGTGCAGCCATGGACAGGTGCACGTGCTGGGCAAGGACCTCGCACGCCTCTCCAACTGGAAAGTGCCCCAGATGCGCCGCCAGCTGGGGACGGTGTTCCAGGACTTCCGGCTCCTGCCGAACAAGACCGTCGCGGAGAACGTGGCCTTCGCCCAGGAGGTCATCGGCAAGTCCCGCGGCGAGATCCGCAAGTCCGTGCCACAGGTGCTCGACCTCGTCGGGCTCGGCGGCAAGGAGGAGCGGATGCCCGGCGAGCTGTCCGGTGGTGAGCAGCAGCGCGTGGCCATCGCGCGGGCCTTCGTCAACCGGCCCAAGCTGCTCATCGCCGACGAGCCCACCGGCAACCTCGACCCGCAGACCTCCGTCGGCATCATGAAGCTGCTCGACCGGATCAACCGGACGGGCACCACCGTCATCATGGCGACTCACGATCAGAACATCGTGGACCAGATGCGCAAGCGCGTCATCGAGCTGGAGAAGGGCCGCCTCGTCCGCGACCAGGCCCGCGGCGTCTACGGCTACCAGCACTAA
- the prfB gene encoding peptide chain release factor 2: MAVVDVSEELKSLSSTMESIEAVLDLDKLRADIAVLEEQAAAPSLWDNPDEAQKITSKLSHLQAEVRKAEALRGRIDDLAVLFEMAEEEDDPDTRAEAESELTAVRKSLDEMEVRTLLSGEYDSREALVNIRAEAGGVDAADFAEKLQRMYLRWAEQRGYKTELIETSYAEEAGIKSTTFSVQAPYAYGTLSVEQGTHRLVRISPFDNQGRRQTSFAGVEVLPVVEQSDHVEIDESDLRIDVYRSSGPGGQGVNTTDSAVRITHLPTGIVVSCQNERSQIQNKATAMNVLQAKLLERRRQEEQAKMDALKGDGGNSWGNQMRSYVLHPYQMVKDLRTEFEVGNPEAVFNGEIDGFLEAGIRWRKQQEK; encoded by the coding sequence GTGGCAGTCGTCGATGTATCCGAAGAGCTGAAGTCCCTCTCCTCGACCATGGAGTCGATCGAGGCCGTCCTGGACCTCGACAAGCTGAGGGCAGACATCGCCGTGCTCGAGGAGCAGGCGGCCGCGCCGTCCCTGTGGGACAACCCGGACGAGGCGCAGAAGATCACCAGCAAGCTCTCCCACCTCCAGGCCGAGGTCAGGAAGGCGGAGGCGCTGCGCGGCCGGATCGACGATCTCGCCGTCCTCTTCGAGATGGCCGAGGAGGAGGACGACCCGGACACCCGTGCCGAGGCCGAGTCCGAGCTGACCGCGGTGAGGAAGTCGCTGGACGAGATGGAGGTCCGCACCCTTCTGTCCGGCGAGTACGACTCACGTGAGGCGCTGGTCAACATCCGCGCCGAGGCCGGTGGCGTCGACGCCGCCGACTTCGCCGAGAAGCTGCAGCGCATGTACCTGCGCTGGGCGGAGCAGCGCGGCTACAAGACGGAGCTCATCGAGACGTCGTACGCCGAAGAGGCCGGCATCAAGTCGACCACCTTCTCCGTCCAGGCGCCGTACGCCTATGGCACCCTCTCCGTCGAGCAGGGCACGCACCGCCTCGTGCGCATCTCGCCCTTCGACAACCAGGGCCGCCGCCAGACCTCCTTCGCGGGCGTCGAGGTGCTCCCGGTCGTCGAGCAGTCCGACCACGTCGAGATCGACGAGTCCGACCTGCGCATCGACGTCTACCGGTCCTCCGGCCCCGGCGGCCAGGGCGTCAACACGACCGACTCCGCGGTCCGTATCACGCACCTCCCGACCGGCATCGTGGTCTCCTGCCAGAACGAGCGCTCGCAGATCCAGAACAAGGCCACGGCGATGAACGTCCTCCAGGCCAAGCTGCTGGAGCGCCGCCGTCAGGAGGAGCAGGCCAAGATGGACGCCCTCAAGGGCGACGGCGGCAACTCCTGGGGCAACCAGATGCGTTCGTACGTGCTGCACCCTTACCAGATGGTCAAGGACCTGCGCACCGAGTTCGAGGTCGGCAACCCCGAGGCCGTCTTCAACGGTGAGATCGACGGCTTCCTGGAGGCCGGTATTCGCTGGCGCAAGCAGCAGGAGAAGTAA
- a CDS encoding serine/threonine-protein kinase gives MARKIGSRYTANQILGRGSAGTVWLGEGPEGPVAVKLLREDLASDEELVGRFVQERTALLGLEHPHIVTVRDLVVDGNDLALVMDLVRGTDLRTRLERERRLAPEAAVAIVADIADALAAAHAAGVVHRDVKPENVLLDMQGPLGPGGAHPALLTDFGVAKLIDSPKRTRATKIIGTPDYLAPEIVEGLPPRASVDIYALATVLYELLAGFTPFGGGHPGAVLRRHVTETVVPLPGIPEELWQLLVQCLAKAPASRLRASELAARLREQLPTLAGMPPLDVDEPDLSEEAAEESAPTDAPTGEPVRRRGAVSLVPGAKPDSNRDTHTSMRVPGADELAGGAHGTARAPRAIGTPRPGSAKHRATVRRRRITLGVAGLAVAAVVGVGAYLASSGGDDHPAQDTHSTSGP, from the coding sequence TTGGCACGGAAGATCGGCAGCCGGTACACCGCGAACCAGATCCTGGGGCGGGGCAGCGCCGGCACGGTGTGGCTGGGCGAGGGACCCGAGGGCCCCGTCGCCGTCAAGCTGCTGCGCGAGGACCTCGCCTCCGACGAGGAGCTCGTCGGACGCTTCGTCCAGGAGCGCACCGCGCTGCTCGGCCTGGAGCACCCGCACATCGTCACCGTGCGCGATCTGGTCGTCGACGGCAACGACCTGGCCCTGGTCATGGACCTGGTGCGCGGCACCGACCTGCGCACCCGCCTGGAGCGCGAGCGGCGGCTCGCCCCCGAGGCGGCCGTGGCGATCGTCGCCGACATCGCCGACGCGCTGGCGGCGGCCCACGCGGCCGGGGTCGTCCACCGGGACGTCAAGCCCGAGAACGTCCTCCTCGACATGCAGGGCCCGCTCGGCCCAGGCGGCGCCCACCCCGCCCTGCTGACCGACTTCGGCGTCGCCAAGCTGATCGACTCGCCGAAGCGGACCCGCGCCACGAAGATCATCGGTACGCCGGACTATCTGGCCCCCGAGATCGTCGAGGGCCTGCCGCCGAGGGCGTCCGTGGACATCTACGCCCTCGCGACGGTCCTGTACGAGCTGCTGGCGGGCTTCACGCCGTTCGGCGGGGGCCACCCGGGTGCGGTCCTGCGCCGCCACGTCACAGAGACGGTCGTCCCCCTCCCCGGTATCCCCGAGGAGCTGTGGCAGCTGCTCGTGCAGTGCCTGGCCAAGGCGCCCGCGTCCCGGCTGCGCGCCTCGGAGCTGGCGGCGCGGCTGCGCGAGCAGCTGCCGACGCTGGCCGGGATGCCGCCGCTGGACGTGGACGAGCCGGACCTCTCCGAGGAGGCGGCGGAGGAGTCCGCGCCGACGGACGCGCCGACGGGGGAGCCGGTACGGCGGCGGGGTGCGGTGTCCCTCGTCCCCGGAGCCAAGCCGGACTCCAACCGGGACACGCATACGTCGATGCGGGTGCCCGGGGCGGACGAGCTGGCGGGCGGGGCGCACGGGACGGCCCGCGCTCCCCGGGCCATCGGCACGCCCCGGCCGGGCTCGGCCAAGCACCGGGCGACGGTACGACGGCGCCGGATCACGCTGGGCGTGGCCGGGCTGGCCGTGGCGGCCGTCGTGGGCGTCGGAGCGTATCTGGCCTCCTCCGGTGGCGACGACCACCCGGCGCAGGACACCCACAGCACGTCGGGCCCCTGA